In Fusarium verticillioides 7600 chromosome 4, whole genome shotgun sequence, the following proteins share a genomic window:
- a CDS encoding signal recognition particle subunit SRP14, translated as MADSHMSHDEFFAKLGELFNHRKGSDHGAVYLSQKRLTYGQDIPSPSEEEPSPDIHPGKPLPLIIRATNGKGKKDRSNKAKLSTVVNPEDLEAFYVRYADVCKAGMTALKPRDRSKKKAKAKKKKAAV; from the exons ATGGCTGACTCTCATATGAGCCATGACGAG TTCTTCGCCAAGTTGGGTGAGCTCTTCAATCATCGCAAGGGCAGCGACCATGGCGCCGTCTACTTGAGCCAGAAGCGAC TCACCTACGGTCAAGACATCCCTAGTCCCTCAGAAGAGGAACCCTCTCCAGATATTCACCCTGGCAAGCCTCTGcccctcatcatcagggCAACTAatggcaagggcaagaaggatcgCTCCAACAAAGCTAAGCTTTCAACCGTCGTCAATCCCGAAGATCTGGAGGCTTTCTACGTGCGGTATGCCGATGTGTGCAAGGCTGGCATGACAGCCTTGAAGCCCAGAGAcaggagcaagaagaaggccaaggcaaagaagaagaaggctgcgGTATAA